A stretch of Chloroflexota bacterium DNA encodes these proteins:
- a CDS encoding prephenate dehydrogenase, whose product MAKPRITIVGTGLVGASLGLALRAARPELEIVGHDSNSDAVKQALKLGAIEKSEWNLISACESADVLVIATPVAAVKEILTVVGPYLQKTQVVTDTSGAKAEVMAWAKDLLPAHVPFVGGDPIVGPLDDKSTPSAKLFQGATYCLTPSPDAPNEAVRLVVGLVELLGATPYFVDPHEHDGYAGAADQLPAMLSLALLRMVATKGAPIKVKADMHRMIGPTFRRATSFSSTDLRTYRDLCLTNKEAISRWIGVLQEELTAIDALVQEGDPKKIEEMIGDGYVTRSVVSKPYVDNDQASQSDAVRQSGSFSFQEMFLGRRLSDKTKQAGKK is encoded by the coding sequence ATGGCCAAGCCACGCATTACGATTGTCGGCACCGGGCTGGTTGGGGCTTCGCTCGGGCTGGCGCTGCGCGCCGCGCGACCGGAGCTGGAAATCGTCGGGCATGATTCGAACAGCGACGCGGTGAAGCAGGCGCTGAAGCTCGGCGCGATTGAGAAGTCCGAGTGGAACCTGATCAGCGCATGCGAGAGCGCCGATGTGCTGGTCATCGCCACGCCCGTGGCGGCGGTGAAGGAGATCTTGACGGTGGTGGGCCCGTACCTGCAGAAGACGCAGGTCGTGACCGATACGTCGGGCGCCAAGGCCGAGGTGATGGCCTGGGCCAAAGACCTGCTCCCGGCGCACGTGCCGTTTGTGGGCGGCGACCCGATTGTGGGGCCGCTGGACGACAAGTCGACGCCAAGCGCGAAGCTGTTCCAGGGCGCGACGTACTGCCTGACGCCGTCGCCCGATGCGCCCAACGAGGCCGTGCGGCTGGTGGTCGGCCTGGTCGAACTGCTTGGCGCCACGCCTTACTTCGTCGATCCGCACGAGCATGATGGCTACGCCGGCGCGGCCGACCAGTTGCCCGCCATGTTGTCGCTGGCGCTGTTGCGTATGGTCGCCACCAAGGGCGCCCCGATCAAAGTCAAGGCTGACATGCATCGCATGATCGGTCCGACATTCCGGCGCGCCACGAGCTTTTCGTCGACCGACTTGCGCACCTATCGCGATCTGTGCCTGACGAACAAGGAAGCGATCAGCCGCTGGATTGGCGTATTGCAGGAGGAGTTGACGGCCATCGACGCGCTGGTGCAGGAGGGCGACCCCAAGAAGATCGAGGAGATGATCGGCGACGGCTATGTGACGCGCAGCGTCGTCTCCAAGCCGTATGTGGACAACGACCAGGCCTCTCAATCGGACGCCGTCCGCCAATCCGGTTCGTTCTCCTTCCAGGAGATGTTCCTGGGCCGCCGCTTGAGCGACAAGACAAAGCAGGCCGGTAAGAAGTAG
- a CDS encoding HD domain-containing protein — protein sequence MSTAIHRIRQFWRASRARVDARELNALAEYLTAPQRDLFKRMATGDQRHSLDMFYVLREQGETDETLLQAALLHDVGKAQAEIRLWQRVTFVLLGRLPGRLRARLCASPRRDWRYPFFVLAFHTDLGAELAARAGCTDDVVALIRHHQVPDGPHIPPPAERRLRALHAVDED from the coding sequence GTGAGCACGGCCATTCATCGAATCCGCCAGTTCTGGCGCGCGTCGCGCGCGCGCGTCGATGCGCGCGAGCTGAACGCGCTGGCCGAGTATCTGACGGCTCCGCAACGCGATCTGTTCAAGCGCATGGCGACCGGCGACCAGCGGCACAGCCTGGACATGTTCTACGTGCTGCGCGAGCAGGGCGAAACGGACGAGACGCTGCTGCAGGCTGCGCTGCTGCATGACGTCGGCAAGGCGCAGGCCGAGATCCGGCTGTGGCAGCGTGTCACCTTCGTCTTGCTCGGACGGCTGCCGGGGCGGCTGCGGGCGCGCCTGTGCGCCAGCCCGCGCCGGGACTGGCGCTATCCGTTTTTTGTACTGGCGTTCCACACGGACCTTGGCGCCGAACTGGCGGCGCGTGCCGGCTGCACGGATGATGTCGTCGCGCTGATCCGGCATCACCAGGTGCCGGACGGGCCGCACATACCGCCGCCGGCAGAGCGCCGCCTGCGCGCGCTGCATGCCGTAGACGAAGATTGA
- a CDS encoding site-2 protease family protein has translation MFESFDLQSFLRGLAVIIIAIDIHEFSHAFVATWLGDDLPHYQGRLTLNPLAHLDPLGTLLIVMSSLSGFGFGWGRPVQVNPARLRYGPAVGMGIVAAAGPVSNMVLAVLGAIAYQVVAALGAMNASWFSLFVTFIAINVGLALFNLIPLFPLDGFRIVLAILRLARGRAAFDLAYRMESTAAYGPMLFMLFLMADQTMHLNIVGTIIGIPSQFLLRLFLGRL, from the coding sequence ATGTTTGAGTCATTTGACTTACAATCATTCCTGCGCGGATTGGCGGTGATCATCATCGCTATTGACATCCACGAGTTCAGCCATGCGTTCGTTGCGACCTGGCTGGGCGACGACCTGCCGCATTACCAGGGGCGCTTGACGCTCAACCCGCTGGCGCACCTCGACCCGCTCGGCACATTGCTGATCGTCATGAGCTCGCTGAGCGGTTTCGGTTTCGGCTGGGGGCGGCCAGTGCAAGTCAATCCGGCCCGCCTGCGTTATGGCCCGGCCGTTGGCATGGGCATTGTGGCGGCGGCTGGGCCGGTGTCCAATATGGTGCTGGCGGTGCTTGGCGCAATTGCTTACCAGGTCGTGGCCGCACTCGGCGCCATGAATGCGTCGTGGTTCAGCCTGTTCGTGACGTTCATTGCGATCAATGTTGGACTTGCGTTGTTCAACTTGATCCCGCTCTTTCCGCTGGACGGCTTCCGCATTGTATTGGCGATCTTGCGGCTGGCACGCGGGCGCGCGGCGTTTGATCTGGCCTACCGCATGGAATCAACCGCCGCTTACGGTCCGATGCTATTCATGCTATTCCTGATGGCCGACCAGACAATGCATCTGAATATCGTGGGTACCATCATTGGAATTCCATCGCAGTTTTTGTTGCGACTATTTCTGGGGCGTCTGTGA